In a genomic window of Xylophilus rhododendri:
- a CDS encoding NAD(P)-dependent oxidoreductase, translated as MHHKERKVTQKVYGFVGLGNMGGPMAARLVAAGYTLHVYDRDQKAVDAVVAKGATAQASARAVADASDVVFLSLPDGKIVNLVVSGDDGLAGASRAKTVVDLSTIGPDAARKAFATLAERSITYVDAPISGGVGGAVKGTLAVMVACQQALYDELLPVLQTFGTGFYMGQDAGLAQVMKLANNLLSATAVAITAEAMAMGVKSGLNARTMIDVINAGSGRNSATADKFPKAVLTGTFNVGFAAKLAHKDVRLCLAEAEAIGVPMMVGAAVREMLVATTAICGPEADYSDVARVVEDWAGTKIRG; from the coding sequence ATGCATCACAAGGAGCGCAAAGTGACTCAGAAGGTTTATGGATTCGTCGGTCTCGGCAACATGGGCGGCCCCATGGCCGCCCGCCTGGTGGCGGCGGGCTACACGCTGCATGTGTACGACCGGGATCAAAAAGCGGTGGACGCCGTGGTCGCCAAGGGCGCGACCGCACAGGCCTCGGCCCGGGCGGTGGCAGACGCCAGCGACGTGGTGTTCCTGAGCCTGCCGGACGGCAAGATCGTGAACCTGGTGGTGAGCGGCGACGACGGCCTGGCCGGCGCCAGCCGCGCCAAGACGGTGGTGGACCTGTCCACCATCGGCCCCGATGCGGCCCGCAAGGCCTTTGCCACCCTGGCCGAGCGCAGCATCACCTATGTGGACGCGCCGATCAGCGGCGGTGTGGGCGGCGCGGTCAAGGGCACGCTGGCGGTGATGGTGGCCTGCCAGCAGGCGCTCTACGACGAGCTGCTGCCGGTGCTGCAGACCTTCGGGACCGGCTTCTACATGGGGCAGGACGCGGGGCTGGCGCAGGTCATGAAGCTGGCCAACAACCTGCTCTCCGCCACGGCTGTTGCCATTACGGCCGAGGCCATGGCCATGGGGGTGAAGTCGGGGCTGAATGCGCGCACCATGATCGATGTGATCAATGCTGGCTCGGGTCGCAACTCTGCTACTGCGGACAAGTTTCCCAAGGCTGTGTTGACCGGGACCTTCAATGTCGGTTTCGCTGCGAAGCTGGCGCACAAGGATGTGCGGTTGTGCCTGGCGGAGGCTGAAGCCATCGGGGTGCCGATGATGGTGGGGGCTGCGGTTCGGGAGATGTTGGTGGCTACCACGGCCATCTGCGGGCCTGAGGCGGATTACTCGGATGTGGCGCGGGTGGTGGAGGATTGGGCTGGGACCAAGATCCGAGGGTGA
- a CDS encoding Bug family tripartite tricarboxylate transporter substrate binding protein, which produces MFEAPMRRRPLLALLGAACLPGALHAQGGAWPEKPVRLIVPFPPGGGTDALARILATGLSRLWGQPLVVDNRAGAQGNIGTQMAIKSPPDGYTLVFAHQGVMTVNPHLYAQIGFDPLKDMQPVSLGTVQPFLLVAHPSVPASNLAELTALAKREPGKLTFASSASGPQMAGELYKATAGVSMLHVAYKGAGPAVVDVLGGTVNLMVANPTSVAPHIKSGKLKGIVVFGNERIDILPEVPTAAEAGFPELGRNPEWYGFGVPTGTPAAVVQKLNHDIGSVLNSDEAQKAIRGLGLIPSPSTPEAFAQRLRSDYEVWGRVVKISGAKAEGS; this is translated from the coding sequence ATGTTTGAAGCGCCCATGCGCCGCCGCCCCCTGCTCGCCCTGCTGGGCGCCGCCTGCCTGCCCGGGGCCTTGCATGCCCAGGGCGGCGCGTGGCCCGAGAAGCCGGTCCGCCTGATCGTGCCCTTCCCGCCCGGCGGCGGCACCGACGCGCTGGCCCGCATCCTGGCCACCGGCCTGTCGCGCCTGTGGGGCCAGCCGCTGGTGGTGGACAACCGCGCCGGCGCGCAGGGCAATATCGGCACGCAGATGGCGATCAAGTCGCCGCCCGACGGCTACACCCTGGTGTTCGCCCACCAGGGGGTGATGACGGTCAATCCGCACCTGTATGCGCAGATCGGCTTCGATCCGCTGAAAGACATGCAGCCCGTCTCGCTCGGCACCGTGCAGCCCTTCCTGCTGGTGGCCCACCCTTCCGTGCCGGCCAGCAACCTGGCGGAGCTGACCGCCCTGGCCAAACGCGAGCCGGGCAAGCTGACTTTCGCCTCCAGCGCCTCCGGCCCGCAGATGGCCGGCGAGCTGTACAAGGCCACCGCCGGCGTCTCGATGCTGCACGTGGCCTACAAGGGCGCGGGGCCGGCGGTGGTCGATGTGCTGGGCGGCACGGTCAACCTGATGGTGGCCAATCCGACCTCGGTGGCGCCGCACATCAAGAGCGGCAAGCTGAAGGGCATCGTCGTCTTCGGCAACGAGCGCATCGACATCCTGCCGGAGGTGCCGACCGCCGCCGAAGCCGGCTTCCCCGAGCTGGGCCGCAACCCGGAGTGGTACGGCTTCGGCGTGCCCACCGGCACACCGGCGGCCGTGGTGCAGAAGCTCAACCACGACATCGGCTCGGTGCTGAACTCCGACGAGGCGCAGAAGGCCATCCGCGGCCTGGGCCTGATCCCCTCGCCCAGCACGCCCGAGGCCTTCGCCCAGCGCCTGCGCAGCGACTACGAAGTCTGGGGCCGCGTCGTGAAGATCTCCGGCGCCAAGGCCGAGGGCAGCTGA
- a CDS encoding O-linked N-acetylglucosamine transferase, SPINDLY family protein, with translation MDRGPCPIACSIHDFQEHPEALSTEQIAQLGRQIFQLPEKNDALAQVLRQLIHRESWDELESLVKDWSRNGYPAHPELLFCMGLYFDKAQKNTEGLACLERAVALSPRVAMYHNNLGVFLERLKRHDDAYAAYSKAAELNPDEPLHAVNLAKICIHHLDRFREGMRHYNYAIALDFENTDLLLNTANAFHKFGFRREAVARARLAIRLAPGRAAAIFLKPTFFLSVSYETVEQMQELRRQMETELQKLPAEVDAALASPGYAAEKLSSVAWPTLFLLAYQGGNDVKSMQAYSRELARALRPYFSRVTASGDSAPDSGDGKRKLRIGICTAFLYHHSVWKIPLHGIYQHLNRRKFEIHSFHMGGLVDFATEDIKSRSDSYFRTEDVHRMAERLAGSALDILVFPETGMDSATFLLCMTRFAPVQCQALGHPVTSGSDAIDYVLSSDLMEPAEGQAHYTEKLVRLPGLGVTYSYPYQFHAGSKQEFGLPQDAIVFLSPQSLFKYLPENDDIYPAIARQLPKARFVFIGATAQRDTQKFEQRLQRSFQQADLDHRQFVSFIPGQGKEGFMKACQMADVFIDNPSWSGHNTILDALHSHTPVVTQRGDAMRKNHGAAILEFLGLGQHVAEGKAGFIDKCVEFGSSAELRKRFSETVPGLLERLRDVAPIRALEDFFEEASASAAQR, from the coding sequence ATGGACCGTGGCCCCTGCCCCATTGCCTGCTCCATCCATGATTTTCAAGAGCATCCCGAGGCGCTGAGCACCGAGCAAATCGCGCAATTGGGAAGACAGATCTTTCAGCTCCCGGAGAAAAACGATGCACTGGCCCAGGTACTACGCCAACTGATCCATCGCGAAAGCTGGGACGAACTCGAATCCCTCGTCAAGGACTGGTCACGCAACGGTTATCCGGCGCATCCCGAACTGCTGTTTTGCATGGGCCTGTATTTCGACAAGGCCCAGAAAAACACCGAAGGCCTCGCCTGTCTCGAGCGCGCCGTCGCGCTCAGCCCGCGGGTGGCCATGTACCACAACAATCTGGGCGTGTTCCTGGAGCGGCTCAAGCGCCACGACGACGCGTATGCCGCTTATTCCAAAGCCGCCGAACTCAACCCCGACGAGCCCCTGCATGCCGTCAATCTGGCGAAAATCTGCATTCACCACCTCGACCGCTTTCGGGAGGGCATGCGGCATTACAACTATGCGATCGCGCTGGATTTCGAGAATACCGACCTGCTGCTCAATACCGCGAACGCATTCCACAAATTCGGTTTCCGGCGCGAGGCGGTGGCGCGCGCGCGCCTGGCGATCCGGCTGGCGCCGGGCCGGGCGGCGGCGATATTTCTCAAACCGACTTTTTTCCTGAGTGTTTCCTACGAAACCGTGGAACAGATGCAGGAACTGCGCCGCCAAATGGAAACCGAATTGCAAAAACTCCCGGCGGAAGTCGATGCGGCCCTGGCCTCACCCGGTTACGCGGCCGAGAAACTTTCGTCAGTTGCCTGGCCCACGCTTTTCCTGCTGGCCTATCAGGGCGGAAACGATGTGAAATCCATGCAGGCATACAGCCGTGAACTGGCTCGCGCACTGCGCCCATATTTTTCCCGAGTGACAGCGTCGGGAGATTCAGCGCCGGACTCCGGCGATGGCAAGCGCAAACTGCGCATCGGCATCTGCACCGCTTTTCTCTACCACCATTCGGTATGGAAAATACCGCTTCATGGGATTTACCAGCACCTGAACCGCCGGAAATTCGAGATCCATTCCTTTCACATGGGTGGATTGGTGGACTTCGCGACGGAAGACATCAAGAGCCGTTCCGATTCCTATTTTCGGACGGAAGATGTCCACCGCATGGCGGAACGTCTGGCCGGCAGTGCGCTCGACATTCTGGTATTTCCGGAGACCGGCATGGATTCCGCCACCTTTCTGCTGTGCATGACGCGTTTCGCGCCGGTGCAATGCCAGGCGCTGGGGCATCCGGTCACCTCCGGATCCGACGCCATCGATTACGTTCTTTCTTCCGACCTGATGGAGCCGGCCGAGGGGCAGGCGCATTACACGGAAAAACTCGTCCGGCTGCCCGGTCTGGGTGTGACCTACAGCTACCCGTACCAATTCCATGCGGGCAGCAAGCAGGAATTCGGCTTGCCGCAGGACGCCATCGTTTTTCTGTCGCCGCAGTCGCTCTTCAAATACCTGCCGGAAAACGACGACATTTATCCCGCGATTGCCCGGCAGCTGCCGAAAGCCCGATTCGTGTTCATCGGGGCGACGGCACAGCGAGACACGCAGAAGTTCGAGCAGCGCCTGCAGAGATCCTTCCAGCAGGCAGACCTGGACCACCGGCAGTTCGTGAGCTTCATTCCCGGCCAGGGCAAGGAGGGGTTCATGAAGGCCTGCCAGATGGCCGACGTCTTCATCGACAACCCGTCCTGGTCAGGCCACAACACCATTCTGGATGCCTTGCACAGCCACACACCCGTGGTCACCCAACGCGGCGACGCCATGCGCAAGAACCACGGCGCGGCGATTCTGGAATTTCTGGGGCTGGGCCAGCATGTGGCAGAAGGCAAAGCCGGCTTCATCGACAAATGCGTGGAATTCGGCTCCTCGGCCGAATTGCGCAAACGCTTCAGCGAAACAGTGCCCGGCCTGCTGGAGCGCCTGCGTGATGTGGCGCCGATACGTGCGCTGGAGGATTTTTTCGAAGAGGCCAGTGCCTCCGCGGCACAACGCTGA
- a CDS encoding MmgE/PrpD family protein produces MSDMTLCEQLAALAVDTPLSALPPLAIERAQMVLASTLASAAAGYGIDSTRIVRGLEIADGGRPAAAVWFGDQRLPLRAAARVNAIASDAAASDDSDLRSIAHIGTVISAVSLAVAEASRSTGAQVLGAMVLGYEIAGRIDESLTPERMRRGFHGSVSTVFGGVVAGGRLLGLDQARMAQAIALAATSIGGMAMAADTSCAREYHAGLAASTAVNAVLAAQAGFQAELAVLESPRGFLQALGAQDTNAITAGWGESWDIVTDMAIKLMPGAHPFHATAEAAADAAALARADGGLRLEDIAQVEISAAVQWTHFQGDPHPRNLVDAAHSIVYFVAAAIADGAFGWQHMDVRKMADPAIAALQDKVVMDPAPPPLPDRFPHRHGGAVTITLADGRRFRSECKAPRGSGPRGVSWSDVEDKFHRLMPESGLDAAAIAECLEGVRQLPSAQRIDRLVESTRVAGVVPA; encoded by the coding sequence ATGAGCGACATGACCCTCTGCGAACAACTCGCCGCCCTGGCCGTGGACACCCCCCTGTCCGCCCTGCCCCCCCTGGCCATCGAACGCGCCCAGATGGTGCTGGCCAGCACCCTGGCCAGCGCCGCCGCCGGCTACGGCATCGATTCGACCCGCATCGTGCGCGGCCTGGAGATCGCCGACGGCGGCCGTCCCGCCGCCGCCGTCTGGTTCGGCGACCAGCGCCTGCCGCTGCGTGCCGCCGCCCGCGTCAACGCCATCGCCAGCGACGCGGCCGCATCGGACGACAGCGACCTGCGCAGCATCGCCCATATCGGCACGGTGATCAGCGCCGTCTCCCTGGCCGTGGCTGAAGCCAGCCGCAGCACCGGCGCGCAGGTGCTGGGCGCCATGGTGCTGGGCTACGAGATCGCCGGCCGCATCGACGAATCGCTCACGCCCGAACGCATGCGGCGCGGCTTCCACGGCTCGGTCTCCACCGTCTTCGGCGGCGTGGTCGCCGGCGGCCGGCTGCTGGGGCTGGACCAGGCGCGCATGGCCCAGGCCATTGCCCTGGCCGCCACTTCCATCGGCGGCATGGCGATGGCCGCCGACACCAGCTGCGCACGGGAATACCACGCGGGCCTTGCCGCCAGCACCGCCGTCAACGCCGTGCTGGCCGCGCAGGCCGGCTTCCAGGCCGAACTGGCCGTGCTCGAATCGCCACGCGGCTTCCTGCAGGCCCTGGGCGCGCAGGACACAAACGCCATCACCGCCGGCTGGGGCGAGAGCTGGGACATCGTCACCGACATGGCCATCAAGCTCATGCCCGGCGCCCACCCCTTCCACGCCACCGCCGAGGCCGCGGCCGATGCCGCCGCCCTGGCGCGCGCCGATGGCGGGCTGCGGCTGGAGGACATCGCCCAAGTCGAGATCTCCGCCGCCGTGCAGTGGACGCATTTCCAGGGCGATCCGCATCCACGCAACCTGGTCGATGCGGCCCACAGCATCGTCTACTTCGTGGCCGCCGCCATCGCCGACGGCGCCTTCGGCTGGCAGCACATGGACGTGCGGAAGATGGCCGACCCCGCCATCGCCGCCCTGCAGGACAAGGTGGTGATGGACCCCGCCCCGCCGCCCCTGCCCGACCGCTTCCCGCACCGCCACGGCGGCGCCGTGACCATCACCCTGGCCGACGGCCGACGCTTTCGCAGCGAATGCAAGGCCCCGCGCGGCTCCGGCCCGCGCGGCGTGTCGTGGAGCGACGTGGAGGACAAGTTCCACCGGCTGATGCCCGAGAGCGGCCTGGACGCCGCCGCCATCGCCGAATGCCTGGAGGGCGTGCGCCAGCTGCCCTCGGCCCAACGGATCGACCGACTGGTCGAAAGCACCCGCGTCGCGGGTGTGGTTCCCGCCTAG
- a CDS encoding tripartite tricarboxylate transporter substrate binding protein, whose protein sequence is MNTLTRLRRTLLLSLCVAGLPALASAAEFPEKPIRLIVPFAAGGGVDALARPLAREMAEILGQNVFVDVKPSNTGQIGAVEVAHAQPDGYTMLISSAAFGSTPAFYPKVPYHPVKDFEMVTILASTPQVLVANANYPVASVNDVLQAAKSGKQVNFALSGSTGIQSLATELLSTMGNVQLTKVPYKGAGAAFADLIGGQVDLMIDNPASSLVHVRSGKLKLLATTGAKRMASLPDTPTIAETLPGFEALNWFVLAVPAKTPPAVVQRLHAAALEAMRRPSLRQMADRDGLEVMGNSPAEARAFIAAETEKWTKVVKDKGLQMQ, encoded by the coding sequence GTGAATACCCTGACCCGCCTGCGGCGCACGCTGCTCCTGTCCCTGTGTGTCGCCGGCCTGCCAGCGCTGGCGAGCGCCGCCGAATTCCCGGAAAAGCCGATCCGCCTGATCGTTCCCTTCGCCGCGGGCGGCGGCGTGGATGCCCTGGCCCGGCCGCTGGCCCGCGAGATGGCGGAGATCCTCGGCCAGAACGTGTTCGTGGACGTCAAGCCCAGCAACACCGGCCAGATCGGCGCGGTGGAAGTCGCCCATGCCCAGCCGGACGGCTACACCATGCTGATCAGCTCGGCGGCTTTCGGCAGCACGCCGGCCTTCTATCCCAAGGTGCCCTACCACCCGGTGAAGGACTTCGAGATGGTCACCATCCTGGCCTCCACGCCGCAGGTGCTGGTGGCCAATGCCAACTATCCGGTGGCCAGCGTCAACGACGTGCTGCAGGCGGCGAAAAGCGGCAAGCAGGTGAACTTCGCGCTCAGCGGCAGCACCGGCATCCAGTCGCTGGCCACCGAGCTGCTGTCCACCATGGGCAATGTGCAGCTCACCAAGGTGCCCTACAAGGGCGCGGGCGCGGCCTTCGCCGACCTGATCGGCGGGCAGGTGGACCTGATGATCGACAACCCGGCCTCCTCGCTGGTGCATGTGCGCTCGGGCAAGCTCAAGCTGCTGGCCACCACCGGCGCCAAACGCATGGCCTCGCTGCCCGATACGCCCACCATCGCCGAGACCCTGCCGGGCTTCGAGGCGCTCAATTGGTTCGTGCTGGCCGTGCCGGCGAAGACGCCGCCTGCCGTGGTGCAGCGCCTGCATGCGGCGGCGCTGGAGGCGATGCGCCGGCCCTCCCTGCGCCAGATGGCCGACCGCGACGGGCTGGAGGTGATGGGCAACAGCCCGGCCGAAGCACGCGCCTTCATCGCGGCGGAGACCGAGAAGTGGACCAAGGTCGTCAAGGACAAGGGCCTGCAGATGCAGTGA
- a CDS encoding MmgE/PrpD family protein has product MTSQASSSASARLAAFACAAEWDDIPEPVRHEARRSLMNYCAVALGGSHDPTIEAAVRTFTPLRSGTQARLAGRAERFDPLNAAALNAMAANVYDFCDTHIPTILHPSAPVFPPLLALADQAPVHGRELLLAFVVGAEVECRIANAISPWHYARGWHITSTCGVFGAAAGVARLKRLDAAVLASAFGSAAAQSCGLVETLGSSAKSISVGNAARNGLLSVLLALEGFEGPAAPLDGPRGFLRVVCDQPDFSKLDGGDPAWQLLANAYKPYPCGVVLNPVIDACLALAADPAFAARAPETIESMELTGHPLLRQRTDRPGVTSGRQSQVSAQHAVPVSLLRRRAGLEEFSDAAVQDPAVRSLGAKVRFTDDDTMTVDAARVRIRYADGSELQHSVEFARGSLGRPLTDAELEQKLRELARYSGAAVDTAALIDAVWLMDQTADASALMALTASAGPCP; this is encoded by the coding sequence ATGACTTCTCAAGCCTCATCTTCCGCCTCGGCCCGCCTGGCCGCCTTCGCCTGCGCCGCCGAATGGGACGACATCCCCGAGCCGGTGCGCCACGAAGCCCGTCGCAGCCTGATGAACTACTGCGCCGTGGCGCTGGGCGGCAGCCACGACCCGACGATCGAGGCCGCGGTGCGCACCTTCACCCCGCTGCGCTCCGGTACCCAGGCCCGCCTGGCCGGGCGCGCCGAGCGCTTCGATCCGCTCAACGCCGCCGCGCTCAACGCCATGGCGGCCAATGTCTACGACTTCTGCGACACCCACATCCCCACCATCCTGCACCCCTCGGCACCGGTGTTCCCGCCGCTGCTGGCGCTGGCCGACCAGGCGCCGGTGCATGGCCGCGAGCTGCTGCTGGCCTTCGTGGTCGGCGCCGAGGTGGAATGCCGCATCGCCAACGCGATCTCGCCCTGGCACTACGCCCGCGGCTGGCACATCACCTCGACCTGCGGCGTGTTCGGCGCGGCGGCCGGCGTGGCCCGGCTGAAGCGGCTGGATGCCGCGGTGCTGGCCTCGGCCTTCGGCAGCGCGGCGGCGCAGTCCTGCGGGCTGGTCGAAACCCTGGGCAGTTCGGCCAAGAGCATCAGCGTGGGCAATGCCGCGCGCAACGGGCTGCTCTCGGTGCTGCTGGCGCTAGAGGGCTTCGAAGGGCCGGCCGCGCCGCTGGACGGCCCGCGCGGCTTCCTGCGGGTGGTGTGCGACCAGCCCGATTTCAGCAAGCTCGACGGCGGCGATCCAGCCTGGCAGCTCCTGGCCAATGCCTACAAGCCCTACCCCTGCGGCGTGGTGCTCAACCCGGTGATCGATGCCTGCCTGGCGCTCGCCGCCGATCCGGCCTTCGCCGCGCGGGCGCCGGAGACCATCGAAAGCATGGAACTCACCGGCCATCCCCTGCTGCGCCAGCGCACCGACCGGCCGGGGGTGACCAGCGGCCGGCAATCGCAGGTGAGCGCCCAGCATGCGGTGCCGGTGTCGCTGCTGCGACGGCGCGCCGGGCTGGAGGAATTCAGCGATGCGGCGGTACAGGACCCTGCCGTGCGCAGCCTGGGCGCCAAGGTCCGCTTCACCGACGACGACACCATGACGGTCGATGCCGCCCGGGTCCGCATCCGTTATGCCGATGGCAGCGAGCTGCAGCACTCGGTCGAATTCGCCCGCGGCAGCCTGGGCCGGCCGCTGACCGATGCCGAGCTGGAACAGAAGCTGCGCGAACTCGCCCGCTACAGCGGCGCGGCTGTGGACACCGCCGCGCTGATCGACGCGGTCTGGCTGATGGACCAGACCGCCGATGCCTCGGCCCTCATGGCCCTCACTGCATCTGCAGGCCCTTGTCCTTGA
- a CDS encoding Bug family tripartite tricarboxylate transporter substrate binding protein, with translation MFKFLARAALLSALVLQSAFAADAYPSRPITIVVGVAPGGSLDALARLVAAQMTIDLKQSVVVENTTGAGGLVGYQKMTRSAPDGYTLMFSNSSMVLIPLMFPKAGLDIVGDTTPIGHVANVPMVVAVSNQSGIQDLGALMTQMKSGGAKLNFGSGGPGTTSHLAEAVFIKMVGGQGELVAYRGSGPALADVMAGTIEGIIDQTVTLTSLHQSKRVKALAVSSPKRTAQLPDVPTFAEAGLPQFDMQIWNGLVGPKGLPPAVAEVLQKSLRRIVESPEWRDRIGQLGAEPPPASELGPQALRATLAADQKKLAGMAGELNLQAR, from the coding sequence ATGTTCAAGTTCCTCGCCCGCGCAGCCCTGCTGTCCGCGCTGGTCCTGCAGTCCGCCTTCGCGGCCGACGCCTATCCCTCGCGGCCGATCACCATCGTGGTCGGCGTGGCGCCCGGCGGCAGCCTCGATGCGCTCGCGCGCCTGGTCGCCGCGCAGATGACGATCGACCTCAAGCAGTCGGTGGTGGTGGAGAACACCACCGGCGCCGGCGGCCTGGTCGGCTACCAGAAGATGACCCGGTCCGCGCCCGATGGCTACACGCTGATGTTCAGCAACAGCTCCATGGTGCTGATCCCGCTGATGTTCCCCAAGGCGGGCCTCGACATCGTTGGCGACACCACCCCCATCGGCCATGTGGCCAACGTACCCATGGTGGTGGCGGTGAGCAACCAGAGCGGCATCCAGGACCTGGGCGCGCTGATGACGCAGATGAAGTCCGGCGGCGCCAAGCTCAACTTCGGCTCCGGCGGCCCCGGCACCACCTCGCACCTGGCCGAGGCGGTGTTCATCAAGATGGTCGGCGGACAGGGCGAGCTGGTCGCCTACCGCGGCTCCGGCCCGGCCCTGGCCGACGTGATGGCCGGCACCATCGAAGGGATCATCGACCAGACCGTCACCCTCACCTCGCTGCACCAGAGCAAGCGGGTGAAGGCCCTGGCCGTGTCCTCGCCCAAGCGCACCGCCCAGCTGCCCGACGTGCCCACCTTCGCCGAGGCCGGCCTGCCGCAGTTCGACATGCAGATCTGGAACGGCCTGGTCGGCCCCAAGGGACTTCCGCCGGCCGTGGCCGAGGTGCTGCAGAAGTCGCTGCGCCGCATCGTCGAATCGCCCGAATGGCGCGACCGCATCGGCCAGCTCGGCGCCGAGCCGCCGCCGGCATCCGAACTCGGCCCGCAGGCCCTGCGCGCCACGCTCGCCGCCGACCAGAAGAAGCTGGCGGGCATGGCCGGCGAACTCAATCTGCAGGCCCGCTGA
- a CDS encoding LysR substrate-binding domain-containing protein — MTELRNILGPLRVLEAIHRCGGMGRAAAQLHITPGAVSHQIRRLETELGARVLVKSGRQVEFTETGLELATGAAEAFERLEALVAKAMGGSAQAPIRVKVIPSLAIQWLMPRLAGFYAEHQDIDVEIATVARADDTELINADFVVRRGRGDWRDEHAELLFRDELVLACSPAVAARIHTPADLLGEKLLKSMIAPGSWDSWLQSVGLAPGEHTRMVPMANAALCLQAAAQGLGVAVTQRAYLYGEFATGVLVRPLPHAAVSEDGYWLVCEMAKAHRDPYARFSRWLVATARQDMAQLPSALAPEIFTTRPQTS; from the coding sequence ATGACCGAACTGCGCAACATCCTGGGCCCGCTGCGGGTGCTGGAAGCCATCCACCGCTGCGGCGGCATGGGGCGCGCGGCGGCGCAGCTGCACATCACGCCAGGGGCGGTCAGCCACCAGATCCGGCGCCTGGAAACCGAGCTGGGCGCGCGGGTGCTGGTGAAGTCCGGCCGGCAGGTGGAGTTCACCGAGACCGGCCTGGAGCTGGCCACCGGCGCGGCCGAGGCCTTCGAGCGGCTGGAGGCCCTGGTGGCCAAGGCCATGGGCGGCTCGGCCCAGGCGCCGATCCGGGTGAAGGTGATTCCCAGCCTCGCCATCCAGTGGCTGATGCCGCGCCTGGCCGGCTTCTATGCCGAGCACCAGGACATCGACGTGGAGATCGCCACCGTGGCGCGCGCCGACGATACCGAGCTGATCAACGCCGATTTCGTGGTGCGCCGCGGCCGCGGCGACTGGCGCGACGAGCATGCCGAGCTGCTGTTCCGCGACGAGCTGGTGCTGGCCTGCTCGCCCGCCGTGGCGGCGCGCATCCACACGCCGGCCGATCTGCTGGGCGAGAAGCTGCTCAAGTCCATGATCGCGCCGGGCAGCTGGGACAGCTGGCTGCAGTCGGTCGGCCTGGCGCCGGGCGAACACACACGCATGGTGCCCATGGCCAATGCCGCGCTCTGCCTGCAGGCCGCCGCCCAGGGCCTGGGCGTGGCGGTGACGCAGCGGGCCTATCTGTACGGCGAGTTCGCCACCGGCGTGCTGGTGCGGCCGCTGCCGCATGCGGCCGTCAGCGAGGACGGCTACTGGCTGGTCTGCGAGATGGCCAAGGCCCATCGTGACCCCTATGCCCGCTTCTCGCGCTGGCTGGTGGCGACGGCGCGGCAGGACATGGCTCAGCTGCCCTCGGCCTTGGCGCCGGAGATCTTCACGACGCGGCCCCAGACTTCGTAG
- a CDS encoding Bug family tripartite tricarboxylate transporter substrate binding protein codes for MRKIKAWRGALALGLGLLSGLVHAQAPKAYPDRAIRLIVPFAAGSAADTLSRTVATRLAERLGQSVVVDNKGGAGGTIGTADIARAAPDGYTLGVAAQGTLVNNLVLYSKPGYDPLKDFAYVAHIGDVQNVLVVKADAPYADVAALLKAIREQPDEHFKFSSSGAGTSHHVAGVLLGQHLKKKLLHVPYTGAPQGLTAILSGDVDFGLYNLPAAYGLITSGKLKALAMTGPARATVLPQVPTLAESGLDGYSVTLWWGVIAPAALPVPIAQKLNEEINRIVAQPDVRSRMAEQGFTLPPLPGRTREQFAELVRSDIRTSLPLLKQMGLSASE; via the coding sequence ATGAGAAAAATTAAGGCATGGCGCGGGGCGCTCGCCCTGGGCCTGGGCTTGCTCTCGGGCCTCGTCCACGCGCAAGCGCCCAAGGCGTATCCGGACCGGGCGATCCGACTGATCGTGCCCTTCGCCGCCGGCAGCGCGGCCGACACCCTCTCGCGCACCGTGGCGACCCGGCTGGCCGAGCGCCTGGGCCAGTCGGTGGTGGTGGACAACAAGGGCGGCGCCGGCGGCACCATCGGCACGGCCGACATCGCCCGCGCCGCGCCGGACGGCTACACACTCGGCGTGGCCGCGCAAGGCACGCTGGTCAACAACCTGGTGCTGTACTCCAAGCCCGGCTACGACCCGCTGAAGGACTTCGCCTATGTGGCCCACATCGGCGACGTGCAGAACGTGCTGGTGGTGAAGGCCGATGCGCCCTATGCCGACGTGGCCGCGCTGCTCAAGGCCATCCGCGAGCAGCCCGACGAGCACTTCAAGTTCTCCTCCAGCGGCGCCGGCACCAGCCACCACGTGGCCGGCGTGCTGCTGGGCCAGCACCTGAAGAAGAAGCTGCTGCACGTGCCCTATACCGGCGCGCCGCAGGGACTGACCGCCATCCTCTCGGGCGATGTCGATTTCGGCCTCTACAACCTGCCGGCCGCCTACGGCCTGATCACCTCCGGCAAGCTCAAGGCGCTGGCCATGACCGGGCCGGCTCGCGCCACCGTGCTGCCCCAGGTTCCGACCCTGGCCGAATCAGGCCTGGACGGCTACTCGGTCACCCTGTGGTGGGGCGTGATCGCGCCGGCCGCCCTGCCGGTGCCGATCGCGCAGAAGCTCAACGAAGAGATCAACCGCATCGTGGCCCAGCCCGATGTGCGCAGCCGCATGGCCGAGCAGGGCTTCACCCTGCCGCCGCTGCCGGGCCGCACACGCGAGCAGTTCGCCGAGCTGGTGCGCAGCGACATCCGCACCTCGCTGCCGCTGCTGAAGCAAATGGGCCTGTCGGCCAGCGAATGA